In Labilibaculum sp. DW002, one DNA window encodes the following:
- a CDS encoding HNH endonuclease, translated as MSQINNQISSLKRGTTKYGPAPHKPILLLAVIEAFEKGEIVNNWIEPTGELLVHFRNIWDQLVFTGHTPNFSLPFFHLKNEKGKFWELITFPGKKLSLTKSSSIKSYRALVDCVAAAKLSEEFYVKVLDPVQREIMRQTILSTYFPNYIESDLLKPELLTEGIRNEILFDPAFNYARKVKRIITEKPKAEVEEELVMRSTTFRKAVKQVYDQQCAVTGLKIDFFATMSMVDACHIIPFAETHDDTITNGIAMSPTIHRAFDRGMLAISDDYTILIHKNVRDYSPSNGLVDYQNRSIFLPGNESFYPSLERIKEHRKRFDF; from the coding sequence ATGTCCCAAATAAACAATCAGATATCATCCCTAAAACGGGGAACTACCAAATACGGCCCCGCACCGCACAAGCCAATTCTATTGTTGGCCGTTATCGAGGCATTCGAGAAAGGGGAGATCGTTAACAACTGGATCGAACCAACAGGTGAGTTACTCGTTCATTTTCGTAATATATGGGATCAGTTGGTGTTTACAGGTCATACACCCAATTTCTCCCTACCATTTTTTCATTTGAAAAATGAGAAAGGGAAGTTTTGGGAGCTCATTACTTTTCCAGGAAAGAAACTATCATTGACCAAAAGTAGTTCAATCAAAAGTTACAGAGCTTTGGTCGACTGTGTTGCTGCAGCTAAATTGTCAGAAGAGTTTTATGTGAAAGTATTAGATCCAGTACAGCGTGAAATTATGCGTCAAACCATTTTGTCTACGTATTTTCCAAATTATATAGAAAGTGATTTATTAAAACCAGAGCTTTTGACGGAGGGCATACGAAATGAAATTCTTTTCGACCCAGCCTTCAACTATGCAAGGAAAGTAAAAAGAATAATTACAGAGAAACCAAAAGCAGAAGTGGAAGAGGAATTGGTTATGCGAAGTACGACCTTTCGCAAGGCTGTAAAGCAAGTTTACGACCAGCAATGCGCCGTAACAGGTTTAAAAATAGATTTCTTTGCTACAATGTCCATGGTCGATGCTTGTCATATCATCCCATTTGCAGAAACCCATGATGATACCATCACTAATGGTATTGCAATGTCACCAACAATCCACAGAGCCTTTGATAGAGGTATGCTTGCCATATCTGATGATTACACTATTCTAATTCACAAGAATGTTCGAGATTACTCTCCGAGTAATGGCTTGGTTGATTATCAAAATCGGTCAATATTTCTCCCTGGAAATGAGAGTTTTTATCCTTCATTGGAAAGGATTAAGGAGCATAGGAAAAGGTTTGATTTTTAG
- a CDS encoding C1 family peptidase: MAIAIPSLNIGIGEFSKDLIKTFEEHLCVYDKSLKTLTLNKTFLIEDGKIVIKNIANEIDSEIGELNSFTDPLNAIQNDNLSIALQKAYFELNKLANSVTNDFFTITGGNALIHILVPLFEKGTDEILCAILNQIKELGDAGVLSGVDVKVIAFGHRLYLNHEDKNTPDIIRKHQKQSYAFLERINQSSAVQDQFSNFFILDNVNRNTLNIDFNYNYIAKALNELFSATMLHDGNVLINDGSKFGAFGIGIINFDDLLVRKYTINRLMIDGYYKEGIDINSESEVDTDYLISKTNKFLEENIDIFDETVLELIKSSKGPSFEEIIGKNKTEDISRSSLIRLSEKFEDETIAPVLACANKVTKDKTQALNNKFYNFDDRKNTDYAFNKAFIANLIGENDEALKGVSLASKRLNIDYIENGVVDQLQKFIPSDKKVDIRRLQILKSKIANSTIYLKELEKNLYILEESLDELDRIKEIKFDNGIFSNDGVTINANGYVPSIGSDLDAYVPSEEVLLSKYIDLRSYFPKVEDQKNTPSCTAFAVGATYEYLAKRNNANNAMVSKLFIYYQARSAQGNQNDPHSGSSIYDAIIKLKEEGTCLAQTWPFLDNNVNVKPNEEAYSEAKQFILHEAQSVNICEDIFKSALSDGFPIIVGIKTYRSFMLGHGNGMIPYPTAADIAEGNNGEHGNHAMTIVGYSDADKYFIVRNSWGANFGDKGYCYIPYDYIANPKFCHNAFIVKSIVDLVVDDVTPLKQTDGLLFAEQSNIVRHNIARYTLQCAKREHYSLEREFKSIEIQYFKLIEELKSPKYWIDSKNTIVEDINSKREQFLNTYNACIEDNKSGCLGGMFGKKKIKENKNEYAKTLYANISKIEEELLLFLVKLKVGKQIFEDILQNKIDLTNYYIEIKSFLKELGKWNSHYCSQINDSDFENPVFIIGLINREILKNHYENNCTTYLSKWPSLYSLFKEKYFGEPDFKKSKEKLDAYREIRECLGEYLNNVTTEYNDFDIQQYLLGLKTYSYLPAPLSFEKYINKLQIISEPFLQVAPGEVGAPSINKCMLRQVPLGKTFDSEIGNTFVANKPSMIDTFANKKVAFLQMESGIEVTDTLEFILGKKVSEI, from the coding sequence ATGGCAATAGCAATTCCATCATTAAATATCGGTATAGGTGAGTTTTCGAAAGATTTAATCAAAACATTCGAAGAGCACCTTTGTGTCTACGATAAAAGTCTAAAAACATTAACACTAAATAAAACTTTTTTAATCGAAGATGGTAAAATTGTAATCAAGAATATTGCAAATGAAATTGATTCTGAAATTGGGGAACTTAATTCTTTTACTGATCCTTTAAATGCTATCCAAAATGATAATTTATCTATTGCCTTACAAAAAGCCTATTTTGAACTAAATAAACTTGCTAATTCAGTTACGAATGATTTTTTTACGATCACTGGAGGTAATGCCCTAATTCACATTCTTGTTCCATTATTTGAAAAAGGAACAGATGAAATATTATGTGCAATATTAAATCAAATTAAAGAATTAGGTGATGCAGGTGTTTTGTCTGGTGTTGATGTAAAAGTTATTGCATTTGGACACCGACTATATCTTAATCATGAAGATAAGAATACCCCTGATATCATAAGGAAGCATCAAAAGCAATCTTATGCTTTTCTAGAAAGGATCAATCAATCGTCTGCAGTTCAAGATCAGTTTAGTAATTTTTTCATTTTAGATAATGTAAACCGCAATACACTAAACATTGACTTTAATTACAATTACATTGCTAAAGCGCTAAACGAACTTTTTTCTGCTACCATGTTACATGATGGTAATGTGCTAATTAATGATGGAAGTAAGTTTGGTGCATTTGGTATTGGAATAATTAACTTCGACGATCTTCTTGTAAGAAAATATACTATTAATAGATTAATGATTGATGGTTATTATAAAGAGGGAATTGATATAAATTCTGAATCAGAAGTAGACACGGATTACCTTATTTCAAAAACCAATAAATTTCTAGAAGAAAATATCGACATATTCGATGAAACAGTTTTAGAATTAATTAAAAGCTCAAAAGGTCCTAGTTTTGAGGAAATAATTGGCAAAAACAAAACTGAGGATATTTCGCGCAGTAGTCTTATTCGGTTATCTGAAAAGTTTGAAGATGAGACAATTGCTCCAGTGTTAGCTTGTGCAAATAAAGTTACAAAGGATAAAACACAAGCTCTAAATAATAAATTTTACAATTTTGATGATCGTAAGAATACTGATTATGCATTTAATAAAGCATTTATAGCTAATCTAATTGGTGAAAATGATGAAGCTCTTAAAGGAGTTTCGCTTGCAAGTAAAAGATTAAACATTGACTACATTGAAAATGGTGTAGTTGATCAGTTACAAAAGTTTATTCCCTCCGATAAAAAGGTAGATATAAGACGATTACAAATTTTAAAAAGTAAGATTGCAAATTCTACAATATATCTTAAAGAGCTAGAGAAGAACCTCTATATTCTGGAAGAATCTTTAGATGAATTAGATAGGATAAAAGAAATAAAATTCGATAATGGAATTTTTTCTAATGATGGAGTTACGATTAATGCAAACGGTTATGTTCCAAGTATCGGTAGTGATTTAGATGCTTATGTTCCATCAGAAGAGGTATTACTTTCAAAATATATTGATTTACGAAGTTATTTTCCAAAGGTCGAAGATCAGAAAAATACACCTAGCTGCACCGCTTTTGCTGTTGGGGCAACTTATGAGTATTTAGCAAAGCGAAATAATGCTAATAATGCCATGGTTAGTAAGCTTTTTATTTACTATCAAGCAAGGTCAGCTCAAGGAAACCAAAACGATCCTCATTCAGGTTCGAGTATTTATGATGCGATTATTAAACTAAAAGAGGAAGGAACTTGTTTAGCACAAACCTGGCCATTTTTAGATAATAATGTAAATGTGAAACCGAACGAGGAGGCATATAGTGAAGCAAAGCAATTTATATTGCATGAGGCACAATCTGTAAATATTTGTGAGGATATATTTAAATCAGCCCTTTCAGACGGTTTCCCAATTATAGTGGGAATAAAGACATACAGATCATTCATGTTAGGTCATGGTAATGGAATGATTCCTTACCCTACAGCTGCCGATATAGCAGAAGGGAATAATGGAGAACATGGAAATCATGCAATGACAATTGTTGGATACAGCGATGCAGATAAATATTTTATTGTACGTAACTCTTGGGGTGCCAATTTTGGAGATAAAGGATATTGCTATATACCGTATGATTACATCGCAAATCCAAAGTTTTGCCATAATGCCTTTATCGTAAAAAGTATTGTCGATTTAGTGGTTGACGATGTAACTCCTTTAAAGCAGACCGATGGTTTACTTTTTGCTGAACAATCCAATATAGTAAGACACAATATTGCCAGATATACTCTTCAATGTGCAAAACGAGAACACTATAGTTTAGAACGAGAGTTTAAGTCGATTGAAATTCAATATTTCAAATTAATTGAGGAACTAAAATCTCCAAAATATTGGATAGATTCAAAAAATACTATTGTAGAAGATATTAACTCTAAACGAGAACAGTTTTTAAATACGTATAATGCCTGTATCGAAGATAATAAATCTGGTTGTTTAGGGGGTATGTTTGGGAAGAAAAAGATAAAAGAGAATAAAAATGAGTATGCAAAAACTCTTTATGCTAATATTTCAAAAATTGAAGAAGAGCTACTATTGTTTTTAGTTAAACTAAAAGTTGGGAAACAAATATTTGAAGATATACTACAGAACAAAATAGATTTAACTAATTATTATATTGAAATTAAAAGTTTTCTTAAAGAGCTAGGAAAGTGGAATAGTCATTATTGTTCGCAAATAAATGATTCTGACTTTGAAAATCCAGTATTTATTATTGGCTTGATTAATCGAGAAATTCTAAAAAATCACTATGAGAATAATTGCACCACATATCTCAGCAAATGGCCATCATTGTATTCTCTTTTCAAAGAAAAATATTTTGGAGAGCCTGATTTTAAAAAGAGTAAAGAAAAACTAGATGCATACAGAGAGATAAGAGAGTGTTTAGGAGAATATCTTAATAATGTTACTACTGAATATAATGATTTTGATATTCAGCAATATTTATTGGGGCTGAAAACATATAGTTACTTGCCAGCTCCCTTAAGCTTCGAAAAATATATAAATAAACTTCAAATTATATCAGAGCCATTCTTACAGGTAGCACCAGGTGAGGTAGGTGCTCCATCAATTAATAAATGTATGCTCAGACAGGTGCCCCTAGGCAAAACTTTTGATTCTGAAATAGGAAATACTTTTGTTGCTAATAAGCCAAGCATGATCGATACATTTGCTAACAAAAAAGTGGCTTTTTTACAAATGGAAAGTGGAATTGAAGTTACAGACACATTAGAATTTATTTTAGGAAAAAAAGTAAGTGAAATATAA
- a CDS encoding tubulin-like doman-containing protein, which produces MVAKLKRSLFIGLGGTGAEAVLHTKKRFMDSFGEIPPMIGFLCIDTDEEVINKSVKSNLGEEIRIEQNEFVYSKVVDAQAPYKRHKDTLFDWVPETNLRTMTKMTHGAGQIRSNGRFALFFNHNLIHKAVGNRLTEIMNINNSNDKKFKANGGGVEINFVFSIGGGTGSGTFIDTAYIIQDAIKPFKGPNSPMTTIAFAVLPDVFRTMASGPSMQNVIPNGYGALVDLDYLMHQNYNSNPITIDYGSKKIETVDSPFDIVFTVNNINNQGNVISHIKDISELIGMGMYTGASELSGSVNSSYDNVLAAAAGGVLDIENKMSWAHGMGVSELYYDGNKLGNIYANKATNILCNKILEIDSDVTNTVDSFIDRDDVSIRENNGVDDIIDSLLHSSPKVPISSIDIENPKSDIQAYLNNISNFAEKEVENNYTNKVERIVAKYKAEIVNIINQNKGIGTAIEFNKIFQKSLDIFRDEMDSELAELVNKTPSIDGRIQILCDEYKKIANKFALVGKQKRIDEHEEELVASVMARAKNTHETIRRKYAIKFLNTLTEATNKKQKKLDGLKAKIQTCADNALAKSRSIQNDVSDVDKTFIIELHKSDLNTVTVNELDINPDSFIKTLKENNKILDFGNYEVEEMDEILWKFSKKLKGALELRNITIDEVLNRYPEEKVKQTIENLVQKSVPLWSTNFHGYMEKERHYDFVMGIPDSTNSRLKKQEKELFSDILQAGEKISFNQTRDPQRISIYRMEAAAPIFAVSDVMGYKQEYDKSDRSHHIDSNWLTRMKREEFSIEPKQKDMNNILASWVGGFIYGFIKNEEGTYYVYSPDKGDALDDYWLEIASSNYRDDAFKKFQSETLNEEMEKIIEKKIEAMGSEENDRLINTIKDGSTYLDTTSQCGIEKDKLKTREWKEIANLLKDEINFLKKKLGN; this is translated from the coding sequence ATGGTAGCAAAACTAAAACGCAGTCTATTTATTGGACTTGGTGGAACTGGTGCAGAGGCTGTACTACATACAAAAAAAAGATTCATGGACTCGTTTGGTGAGATACCGCCAATGATTGGTTTCTTGTGTATTGATACTGATGAAGAAGTTATAAACAAATCAGTAAAGAGCAATCTAGGTGAGGAAATTAGAATCGAACAAAACGAATTTGTATACTCAAAAGTAGTAGATGCTCAAGCTCCTTATAAAAGGCATAAAGACACACTTTTTGATTGGGTTCCAGAAACAAATTTAAGGACTATGACAAAAATGACTCATGGTGCTGGTCAAATACGGTCAAATGGTAGGTTTGCTCTATTCTTTAATCATAATCTAATTCATAAAGCAGTTGGCAATAGGTTGACTGAGATTATGAATATAAATAATTCAAATGACAAGAAATTTAAAGCTAATGGAGGAGGGGTTGAAATAAACTTTGTATTTTCAATTGGTGGAGGAACAGGAAGTGGTACTTTTATTGATACTGCTTATATTATTCAAGATGCAATTAAGCCATTTAAAGGGCCTAATAGTCCTATGACGACTATTGCTTTCGCAGTTCTACCCGATGTATTTAGAACTATGGCATCGGGGCCATCAATGCAAAATGTTATTCCTAATGGTTACGGTGCTTTGGTCGATTTAGATTATTTAATGCATCAGAATTATAACTCTAATCCGATTACAATCGATTATGGGAGTAAAAAAATCGAAACAGTTGATAGTCCTTTTGACATAGTATTTACAGTAAATAATATTAATAACCAAGGTAATGTAATATCTCATATTAAGGATATTTCGGAACTAATAGGTATGGGAATGTATACAGGGGCGAGTGAGTTATCTGGTTCAGTAAATAGTTCCTATGATAACGTATTGGCAGCTGCTGCAGGTGGAGTATTAGATATTGAAAATAAAATGTCTTGGGCTCATGGTATGGGAGTCAGTGAGTTGTATTACGATGGAAATAAATTAGGTAATATCTATGCTAATAAAGCGACCAATATTCTGTGTAATAAAATATTAGAGATTGACTCTGATGTAACAAATACTGTAGATTCGTTTATTGATAGAGATGATGTGTCAATACGAGAAAATAATGGAGTAGATGATATTATTGATTCATTACTTCACTCTTCACCTAAAGTGCCTATATCTAGTATTGACATTGAGAATCCCAAGAGTGACATTCAGGCGTATTTGAATAATATTTCAAATTTTGCAGAAAAAGAAGTTGAAAATAATTATACCAATAAAGTTGAAAGGATAGTAGCTAAATATAAAGCAGAGATTGTAAATATTATCAATCAAAATAAAGGTATTGGTACTGCCATTGAATTTAATAAAATATTCCAGAAAAGTCTCGATATTTTTAGAGATGAAATGGACTCTGAACTTGCTGAATTAGTAAATAAAACTCCATCCATTGACGGCAGAATTCAGATATTGTGCGATGAGTATAAAAAAATTGCTAACAAATTTGCACTTGTTGGTAAACAAAAAAGAATTGACGAACACGAGGAAGAATTAGTGGCATCCGTAATGGCCAGAGCAAAGAATACTCATGAAACTATTAGGCGCAAATATGCTATTAAGTTTTTAAATACTTTAACTGAAGCTACCAATAAAAAACAAAAAAAATTAGATGGATTAAAAGCAAAAATACAAACTTGTGCTGACAATGCTTTGGCTAAATCAAGATCGATTCAGAATGATGTAAGTGATGTGGACAAGACATTTATTATTGAGTTGCATAAATCTGATCTAAATACTGTAACAGTTAATGAACTTGATATAAATCCAGATAGTTTTATAAAAACATTAAAAGAAAATAATAAGATATTAGATTTTGGAAACTATGAAGTTGAAGAAATGGATGAGATCCTATGGAAATTTTCTAAAAAATTAAAAGGAGCCTTAGAATTACGGAATATAACCATTGATGAAGTATTGAACAGATATCCAGAAGAAAAGGTCAAACAAACTATCGAAAACTTAGTTCAGAAATCAGTTCCATTATGGTCTACGAATTTCCATGGATATATGGAGAAAGAGCGTCATTACGACTTCGTAATGGGAATACCTGATAGCACTAATTCTAGGCTTAAGAAACAAGAGAAAGAATTGTTTTCAGATATTCTTCAAGCTGGAGAGAAAATCTCATTTAATCAAACTAGAGACCCTCAGCGAATATCAATATATAGAATGGAGGCGGCAGCACCAATTTTTGCGGTGAGTGATGTTATGGGATACAAACAAGAATATGATAAAAGTGACCGCAGTCATCATATTGACTCTAATTGGCTAACAAGAATGAAGAGAGAAGAATTTTCGATCGAGCCAAAACAGAAGGATATGAATAATATTCTAGCGTCATGGGTAGGAGGATTTATATATGGATTTATCAAAAATGAGGAAGGAACTTATTACGTATATAGCCCTGATAAAGGAGATGCTCTAGATGACTATTGGTTAGAAATAGCATCCTCTAATTATCGTGATGATGCTTTTAAAAAGTTTCAATCTGAGACTCTAAACGAGGAAATGGAAAAAATTATAGAGAAAAAGATTGAGGCTATGGGTTCGGAAGAAAACGATAGGTTAATAAATACCATTAAGGATGGTTCTACTTATCTAGATACTACCAGCCAGTGTGGCATTGAAAAAGACAAATTAAAAACTCGAGAATGGAAAGAAATTGCTAATCTGTTAAAAGATGAAATTAATTTTCTTAAAAAGAAATTGGGTAATTAA
- a CDS encoding vWA domain-containing protein: MLRVYFVFILLFFINITQVKSQNFKDERRVYLLDCTLSMFGFGGCPEIFEEVRAGLIEAIQTIDDERTEIIILPFQDEVLDVWKQDATASGKKILIDKIRSIKKKNLDITRTNICAAWEKALELLNSERRNYIFLLTDGEQNSKKNTKDCLYSHIENWCSQARQRDAFAFYVMLTEAANDPKLKAIINSCNRIEFVEGTDIDIIELRPSSTSIPINVREQKYSASLPFVSNHIDKLPSGFKIKLQLEDNPYFSLTDIDCSKINNGVVNFSLNPKILDDEILRMPLEFNIPLKIIIDNNKFPRIFSTPSQINVLLKNKREKVLTIKIIEDENN; encoded by the coding sequence ATGCTAAGAGTATATTTTGTTTTTATTCTGTTGTTCTTTATTAACATTACACAGGTTAAATCTCAGAATTTTAAAGATGAACGTAGGGTTTATCTCTTAGATTGTACGCTTTCAATGTTTGGTTTTGGAGGTTGTCCTGAGATTTTTGAAGAGGTCAGAGCAGGTTTAATTGAAGCAATTCAAACTATCGATGATGAAAGAACAGAAATTATCATATTACCATTTCAAGATGAAGTCCTAGATGTTTGGAAACAAGATGCTACAGCATCAGGGAAAAAAATACTAATAGATAAGATTCGTAGTATTAAAAAGAAAAATTTAGATATAACACGCACAAATATTTGTGCGGCTTGGGAAAAAGCACTTGAACTTCTTAATTCGGAAAGAAGGAATTATATATTCTTACTGACTGATGGTGAGCAGAATAGTAAAAAGAATACTAAAGATTGTTTGTACTCTCACATTGAAAATTGGTGCAGTCAAGCCAGGCAAAGAGATGCATTTGCTTTTTATGTAATGCTTACCGAAGCTGCTAATGATCCAAAACTTAAGGCTATTATTAATTCTTGTAACAGAATTGAATTTGTTGAAGGAACTGATATTGATATCATTGAATTGCGTCCATCTTCTACCTCCATTCCTATTAATGTAAGAGAACAAAAATATTCTGCAAGTTTACCTTTTGTGTCGAATCATATCGACAAACTACCATCAGGTTTTAAGATTAAACTTCAACTTGAGGACAATCCATATTTTTCTTTGACTGATATCGATTGCTCGAAAATAAATAATGGTGTTGTAAACTTTAGTCTAAATCCTAAGATATTGGATGACGAAATCTTGAGAATGCCTTTAGAGTTCAATATACCCCTTAAAATAATTATAGATAACAATAAGTTTCCAAGGATCTTTTCAACTCCGTCGCAGATTAATGTTTTGTTGAAGAATAAGAGAGAAAAAGTGTTAACAATCAAAATTATTGAAGATGAAAATAATTAA
- a CDS encoding M48 family metallopeptidase — protein sequence MHLAVYPPHGRIRLAAPLNTDSEVMRLFAISKLGWIKKHVKNFQEQARETPRDYVSGESHHFQGRRYLLNVVEQLGKAKIEIKGTKTINLYIRPGSTRDQRSKIMKEWYRKCLKEQLPELLEKWEDIIGVKADEWGVKQMKTKWGACNIEAKRIWINLELAKKPLVCLEYIVVHELVHLLERNHTDKFIVHMNTFMPKWRLHRDELNSLPVVHNDWGY from the coding sequence ATGCATCTTGCTGTCTATCCTCCACATGGACGGATTAGATTAGCTGCACCATTAAATACAGATAGTGAAGTGATGCGACTTTTTGCGATATCTAAATTAGGCTGGATAAAAAAGCATGTTAAGAACTTTCAGGAGCAGGCCAGAGAAACACCCAGAGATTACGTTTCAGGAGAAAGTCATCATTTTCAAGGTAGACGATATCTTCTAAATGTTGTTGAGCAATTAGGCAAGGCAAAGATTGAAATTAAGGGAACTAAAACAATCAATCTTTATATAAGGCCTGGCTCAACAAGAGATCAACGCTCTAAAATAATGAAAGAGTGGTACCGAAAGTGCTTAAAAGAACAATTACCAGAACTTCTCGAAAAATGGGAAGATATTATTGGTGTAAAAGCTGATGAATGGGGAGTTAAGCAAATGAAAACCAAATGGGGCGCTTGCAATATCGAAGCCAAAAGAATTTGGATCAACCTAGAGCTAGCAAAGAAACCATTAGTCTGTTTGGAGTACATTGTAGTACACGAATTAGTCCATCTCTTAGAACGCAATCACACCGACAAATTCATAGTTCACATGAACACCTTTATGCCCAAATGGCGCTTACATCGCGATGAGCTTAACAGCTTGCCAGTGGTGCATAACGATTGGGGGTATTAG